One Salmo trutta chromosome 24, fSalTru1.1, whole genome shotgun sequence genomic region harbors:
- the LOC115161504 gene encoding glucose-6-phosphatase 2, producing the protein MSMVQHCSCGQGSSCPSRARQTEPQMDLIHSSGVLVIQHLQSNYKDYHDFLDFMSSVGDPRNIFSLYFPLWFQLSQIVGTKMIWVAVIGDWFNLIFKWILFGQRPYWWVHETLFYQNNSLPQLEQFHITCETGPGSPSGHAMGSSCVWYVMITSALNFTRRLCDSSTKGCQRFGLVWSFLWMAFWIIQISVGISRIFIATHFPHQVILGVLAGILVAEAFEHVPSIHTASLKVYLHTSLFLFSFAVSLYLLLKMIDIDLLWSIPKAKKWCANPDWIHLDTTPFAGLVRNLGALFGLGLAINSQMFIQSCKGKNGYKTRFKLMCVAASLTSLQLYDFIKIPTHTEILFYTLSFCKSAAVPLSVVALIPYCVHLLIGDKGRKLD; encoded by the exons ATGTCCATGGTGCAGCATTGTAGTTGTGGCCAAGGGAGCAGCTGTCCCAGTCGTGCCAGACAGACTGAACCCCAGATGGACCTCATCCACAGCAGTGGGGTGCTGGTGATCCAGCACCTCCAGAGCAACTACAAGGACTACCATGACTTCCTTGACTTCATGTCCTCTGTGGGCGACCCTCGTAACATCTTTTCTCTCTATTTTCCTCTGTGGTTTCAGCTTAGCCAAATTGTCGGCACCAAGATGATATGGGTGGCAGTTATCGGAGACTGGTTCAACCTAATTTTCAAATG GATTCTGTTTGGTCAACGGCCATACTGGTGGGTGCATGAAACTCTCTTTTACCAGAATAATTCACTCCCCCAGCTGGAGCAGTTCCACATTACCTGTGAAACAGGACCAG GCAGTCCATCCGGTCATGCCATGGGCTCGTCGTGTGTCTGGTATGTAATGATCACATCAGCACTCAACTTTACCAGACGCCTTTGTGACAGCTCAACTAAGGGGTGCCAGAG gtttgggCTTGTGTGGTCCTTTTTGTGGATGGCGTTTTGGATCATTCAGATTAGTGTTGGCATCTCCAGGATCTTCATCGCCACGCACTTCCCTCACCAGGTTATCCTTGGTGTTCTAGCTG GTATACTAGTTGCTGAAGCATTTGAGCATGTTCCCTCGATCCACACAGCCAGTTTAAAAGTCTACCTTCACACTAGCTTATTTCTGTTCTCTTTTGCCGTCAGCCTTTACTTGCTCCTTAAAATGATAGACATTGACCTATTGTGGTCGATACCTAAAGCAAAGAAGTGGTGTGCCAATCCAGACTGGATCCACCTGGACACTACACCTTTTGCTGGTTTAGTGAGGAACCTGGGAGCATTGTTTGGACTTGGCCTGGCCATTAACTCTCAGATGTTCATCCAGAGCTGCAAGGGGAAGAACGGCTACAAGACTAGGTTTAAACTCATGTGTGTAGCAGCCAGTCTGACCTCTCTGCAGCTGTACGATTTCATCAAAATTCCCACTCACACAGAGATCCTGTTCTACACACTCTCATTCTGTAAGAGTGCTGCAGTCCCCCTTAGTGTGGTGGCACTCATCCCCTACTGTGTTCACTTGTTGATAGGAGACAAGGGGAGGAAATTAGACTAA